A DNA window from Allokutzneria albata contains the following coding sequences:
- a CDS encoding alpha/beta fold hydrolase, with the protein MHTYVLVNAHWHGAWCWDRVAAALRHAGHTVHTPDRATVEEIRDLVVAQPEPVILVGHSSSGMQISAVAELAPQHVRTLVYVAAFLLPNGVLPPDVMRDDTESVLRDHLVLANGELTVAEPEKVLFEDCPPAIASWASAQLVPEPAIPLGGPEVLLTDQNFGRVPRVYVECLNDRALGITTQRRMHTALPCAQVHTLPSGHSPFLSMPDRLAACLLDVERSIRRTD; encoded by the coding sequence ATGCACACATACGTCCTCGTCAACGCGCACTGGCACGGCGCTTGGTGCTGGGACCGCGTCGCCGCCGCACTCCGCCACGCCGGGCACACCGTGCACACCCCTGACCGCGCCACCGTCGAAGAGATCCGCGACCTCGTCGTGGCCCAGCCCGAGCCCGTGATCCTGGTCGGCCACAGCTCTTCCGGCATGCAGATCTCCGCCGTCGCCGAGCTGGCCCCGCAACACGTGCGCACGCTCGTCTACGTCGCCGCGTTCCTGCTTCCCAACGGCGTTCTCCCACCCGATGTCATGCGCGATGACACCGAGTCCGTCCTGCGCGATCACCTCGTGCTGGCCAACGGCGAACTCACCGTGGCCGAGCCCGAGAAGGTGCTCTTCGAGGACTGCCCTCCCGCCATCGCCTCGTGGGCATCAGCTCAGCTCGTCCCCGAACCCGCCATCCCCCTCGGAGGCCCGGAAGTCCTTCTCACCGACCAGAACTTCGGCCGCGTCCCCCGCGTGTACGTCGAATGCCTCAACGACCGCGCACTCGGCATCACCACCCAGCGCCGCATGCACACCGCCCTGCCCTGCGCACAGGTCCACACCCTGCCGAGCGGCCATTCCCCGTTCCTGTCCATGCCCGACCGCCTCGCCGCCTGCCTGCTGGACGTCGAGCGCTCGATCCGGCGGACAGACTGA
- a CDS encoding MarR family winged helix-turn-helix transcriptional regulator, translating to MATKRGGPELFRLVRFWSRRWAAEVAGRTDERVHVQHVQVVEAVSLTGDTAGIAHQLGVDRSVASRMITEAVAAGYAVREASPVDARRVTVRLTDAGMELLDASHRWQQERFDSLVAHWEPGDRKRFADYLRRLAAEVVDER from the coding sequence GTGGCAACGAAACGGGGCGGGCCTGAGCTGTTCCGGCTGGTGCGATTCTGGTCGCGCAGGTGGGCGGCGGAGGTGGCCGGGCGCACCGACGAGAGGGTGCACGTCCAGCACGTCCAGGTGGTGGAGGCGGTGAGTCTCACCGGGGACACCGCGGGCATCGCGCATCAGCTCGGGGTGGACCGGTCGGTGGCGAGCCGGATGATCACCGAGGCGGTGGCCGCCGGGTACGCGGTGCGCGAAGCGTCGCCGGTCGACGCGCGGCGGGTGACAGTGCGGCTCACGGACGCGGGGATGGAGCTGCTGGACGCCTCGCACCGGTGGCAGCAGGAGCGGTTCGACAGCCTGGTCGCGCACTGGGAACCGGGCGACCGCAAGCGGTTCGCGGACTACTTGCGCAGGCTGGCGGCCGAGGTGGTCGACGAGCGGTAG
- a CDS encoding CPBP family glutamic-type intramembrane protease, translating to MHPYIRALLGTAVFAIALGVAGGSGANKLVAALLCGGIAVPLIILLCRRVDRRPLSDLEFRWSARDFSLGFLVTASSAMVTIGGATALGWLRWGPLDLPALLGFLGTNAVIAFALEALPEELVFRGYVFQNLRERHKQGWATAFTTALFMAAPGLSTVVTAGVSALLGKETPPPSIAPVGEEPISYLLLLALFGYTLLVARTTTGSLWTSIALHLTFLSANRIVLGRAAGAPVEIVAPEALLAVPAYLLITVATFKVIARYRSSTTSAASLRK from the coding sequence ATGCATCCGTACATCCGAGCACTCCTGGGCACCGCGGTCTTCGCGATCGCCCTCGGCGTGGCGGGCGGCAGCGGCGCGAACAAGCTGGTCGCCGCCCTGCTGTGCGGCGGCATCGCGGTCCCGCTGATCATCCTGCTGTGCAGGCGGGTGGACCGCCGCCCGCTGTCCGATCTGGAATTCCGCTGGTCGGCGCGCGACTTCAGCCTCGGCTTCCTCGTCACCGCGAGCTCGGCGATGGTCACGATCGGCGGCGCGACCGCGCTCGGCTGGTTGCGCTGGGGACCCCTGGACCTGCCGGCGCTCCTGGGTTTCCTCGGCACCAACGCCGTGATCGCCTTCGCACTGGAGGCCCTGCCCGAGGAGCTGGTGTTCCGTGGCTACGTCTTCCAGAACCTGCGCGAGCGCCACAAGCAGGGCTGGGCGACGGCCTTCACCACCGCGCTGTTCATGGCCGCACCCGGTCTGTCCACAGTGGTCACCGCAGGAGTTTCCGCCTTGCTGGGCAAGGAAACGCCTCCGCCGTCGATCGCCCCGGTCGGCGAGGAGCCGATCTCGTACCTGCTCCTGCTCGCGCTCTTCGGCTACACCCTGCTCGTCGCGAGGACCACGACCGGCTCTCTGTGGACCAGCATCGCCCTGCACCTGACGTTCTTGTCCGCCAACAGGATCGTCCTCGGCCGCGCGGCCGGGGCGCCCGTCGAGATCGTCGCCCCCGAGGCACTGCTCGCCGTCCCGGCCTACCTCCTGATCACCGTCGCGACCTTCAAGGTCATCGCGCGCTACCGCTCGTCGACCACCTCGGCCGCCAGCCTGCGCAAGTAG
- a CDS encoding TetR/AcrR family transcriptional regulator, with the protein MPKIVDHDQRRRELATAVWRVVRRDGLGAASVRAVAKEAGWSPSSVQYYFATQDELLTFAMRMTVEGADERLRDEAGVSQDPRVLALAMLERLLPLDSDARIATELWVAFLSRVLVDAEARDFNATTARETSELFAGLVGGLRDAGMTPAQIDLDVETDRLHALFDGLSVQVATDSERMTPERVRAVVVAHIDSLLLPEHRGAWHDPPR; encoded by the coding sequence GTGCCGAAGATCGTCGACCACGACCAGCGCAGGCGGGAGCTGGCCACAGCGGTGTGGCGGGTGGTCCGCCGGGACGGGCTGGGCGCCGCGTCGGTGCGCGCGGTCGCCAAAGAGGCCGGCTGGTCGCCCAGTTCGGTGCAGTACTACTTCGCCACCCAGGACGAACTGCTCACCTTCGCCATGCGGATGACCGTGGAGGGGGCCGACGAGCGGCTGCGGGACGAGGCGGGGGTGTCGCAAGACCCGAGGGTGCTGGCTCTCGCGATGCTGGAGCGGTTGCTGCCGTTGGACTCGGATGCGCGGATCGCCACGGAGTTGTGGGTGGCGTTCCTGTCCCGTGTGCTTGTCGACGCCGAGGCGCGGGATTTCAACGCCACGACAGCGCGTGAGACCTCGGAGCTGTTCGCAGGGCTGGTCGGGGGACTGCGCGACGCCGGGATGACCCCCGCGCAGATCGATCTCGATGTGGAGACGGACCGGTTGCACGCGCTCTTCGACGGCCTGTCAGTGCAGGTCGCGACTGACTCGGAGCGGATGACGCCGGAACGCGTGCGCGCGGTGGTCGTGGCTCACATCGACTCGTTGTTGCTGCCGGAACACCGCGGGGCGTGGCATGATCCGCCGCGATGA